A part of Nesterenkonia lutea genomic DNA contains:
- a CDS encoding sulfite exporter TauE/SafE family protein: MTVLGMTAVIAAAVLLGTILQRVSGTGVGLVVAPVLSILLGPAFGVLVTNMTTFVSGCLIMIAVWSQVSWRHYWLIMPASVLGAIPGAWVVGQLSAGWLSIIVGAIVVFALLVTVALPRLPHLTGRGAGILAGMLGGFFNTASGVAAPVMVIYSRLSRWDQRSFAATLQPIFMTMGAVSVITKLLMGSVDVNGQAGPPLSWLFPIIVATVILGILLGTQLAKRVSVAATRTLAMALAGLGGTGAIIRGALEVLG; the protein is encoded by the coding sequence ATGACGGTGCTGGGCATGACGGCGGTGATCGCCGCGGCGGTGCTCCTCGGCACGATCCTGCAGCGAGTCTCCGGCACCGGCGTCGGCCTGGTGGTCGCCCCCGTGCTCTCGATCCTCCTCGGGCCCGCCTTCGGTGTGCTGGTCACGAACATGACCACCTTCGTCTCCGGCTGCCTGATCATGATCGCCGTCTGGTCCCAGGTCAGCTGGCGCCATTACTGGCTGATCATGCCGGCCTCGGTGCTCGGGGCCATCCCCGGGGCCTGGGTGGTCGGACAGCTCAGCGCGGGCTGGCTGTCCATCATCGTGGGAGCCATCGTCGTCTTCGCGCTGCTGGTCACGGTGGCCCTTCCCCGGCTGCCGCATCTCACCGGTCGCGGAGCCGGAATCCTCGCCGGGATGCTGGGAGGCTTCTTCAACACCGCCTCCGGCGTGGCCGCCCCCGTCATGGTCATCTACTCGCGGCTCTCCCGCTGGGACCAGCGCAGCTTCGCCGCCACGCTGCAGCCCATCTTCATGACCATGGGCGCGGTCTCGGTGATCACCAAGCTGCTGATGGGCTCCGTGGACGTCAACGGTCAGGCGGGTCCGCCGCTGAGCTGGCTGTTTCCGATCATCGTGGCGACCGTCATCCTGGGGATCCTTCTGGGCACGCAGCTGGCGAAGCGCGTCTCCGTCGCGGCGACGCGCACGCTTGCCATGGCACTTGCCGGGCTCGGCGGCACCGGCGCCATCATCCGCGGTGCACTGGAGGTGCTGGGGTGA
- a CDS encoding MFS transporter yields MTERSAHSRRLLIALFFIGVATFAQLYSPQGLLPLIASEQEISADRAALMISAATLGLALGVIPWSFIGDAHGRKPAMVWAISLACVFGGLAVLMPGLSTELGFELGLVMRFIEGFMLGGVPALAVAYLNEEVSPKIAVAAAGTYISGTSLGGLTGRIVAAPVGEQLGWKTGMLTVTVIAVVCVLIFLRLAPTAQNFTPGRSRPGEALRSLTGNLRSPMLWTLYLQGFLTMGGFVAMYNFLGFHLAGPPFSVPLWIASFVFLAYLAGTWSSPRAGRLAARHSRKPVLLAGNLVMMLGVGLTLIPHLAAIVLGTVVLTAGFFAAHAVASGWVGAAATAGRAQSASLYNLGYYGGSSLFGYLGGTALHLAGWPGTVLMVLGLAGAATLLSAVVLPRD; encoded by the coding sequence GTGACCGAGCGCAGCGCACACAGCAGGCGCCTGCTGATCGCGCTGTTCTTCATCGGTGTGGCCACCTTCGCCCAGCTCTACTCCCCACAGGGACTGCTTCCGCTCATCGCCTCGGAGCAGGAGATCTCGGCCGACCGTGCCGCGCTGATGATCTCCGCCGCCACGTTGGGGCTGGCGCTGGGGGTGATCCCCTGGTCCTTCATCGGAGACGCCCACGGCCGGAAGCCGGCCATGGTCTGGGCCATCAGCCTGGCCTGCGTCTTCGGCGGGCTCGCGGTGCTCATGCCCGGACTCTCCACCGAACTGGGCTTCGAGCTGGGCCTGGTCATGCGCTTCATCGAAGGGTTCATGCTCGGCGGAGTGCCGGCGCTCGCAGTGGCCTACCTCAATGAGGAGGTCAGCCCGAAGATCGCCGTGGCCGCCGCGGGCACCTATATCTCAGGGACCTCCCTGGGCGGGCTGACCGGGCGCATCGTGGCCGCTCCGGTGGGGGAGCAGCTCGGCTGGAAGACCGGGATGCTCACCGTGACGGTCATCGCGGTGGTCTGCGTGCTGATCTTCCTGCGCCTGGCGCCCACGGCGCAGAACTTCACGCCGGGCCGTTCCCGGCCGGGCGAGGCGCTCCGCTCGCTGACCGGCAATCTGCGTTCACCGATGCTGTGGACCCTGTACCTGCAGGGATTCCTGACCATGGGCGGATTCGTGGCGATGTACAACTTCCTGGGGTTCCATCTGGCGGGCCCGCCCTTCTCCGTCCCGCTGTGGATCGCCTCCTTCGTCTTCCTCGCCTATCTGGCAGGCACCTGGTCCTCCCCGCGGGCGGGCCGGCTGGCGGCGCGCCACTCGCGCAAGCCGGTGCTGCTCGCCGGAAACCTGGTCATGATGCTCGGCGTGGGTCTCACGCTCATCCCGCATCTGGCCGCCATCGTCCTGGGCACCGTGGTTCTCACCGCCGGGTTCTTCGCCGCCCATGCGGTGGCCTCGGGATGGGTCGGTGCCGCCGCCACGGCCGGCCGGGCCCAGTCGGCATCGCTGTACAACCTGGGCTACTACGGCGGATCCTCGCTCTTCGGCTACCTCGGGGGAACCGCGCTGCATCTCGCGGGCTGGCCGGGAACTGTGCTGATGGTCCTCGGCCTCGCGGGGGCCGCGACCCTGCTGTCCGCCGTCGTCCTTCCCCGGGACTAG
- a CDS encoding SLC13 family permease — protein sequence MTPPRSRVSGDHLKKYDPREQSKAEGEELSVGARAEGLERPALMRRLIGLFGGVILALLVYLVMPGDLEVWPRLTAATAVLMGVWWMTEAIPIPATALLPLIIFPLLVPAGDFGAGEEAVGGVSVDDVGASYGNNIIFLFMGGFMLALAMQRWNLHRRIALLTLRAMGSKPVNLIAGFMIATGFLSMWVSNTATAVMMLPIGVSVLMLVDKIVKGEDPETAKEAGEEETNTALKSNFGTALMLGIAYAASVGSLGTIIGTPPNALLVGHMAENHDVTIGFGQWMLVGVPISLVMLVITWVLLTRVLFKPEIDDIPGGGDLIRDELRKLGPMSAGELRVLIIFVLAALSWVFIPLISTNLLDMEDPFISDAGIAMVVGLLLFLLPGGAAKGVRLLDWEYAAKLPWGVLLLFGGGLALSGQFGDSGLSTWLGEQVEGLSGIPVWVLVLVAAVGILVLTEMTSNTATAATFLPVASGVAMGTGVDPLILAAPVALAATCAFMLPVATPPNAIAYGSGYVTIGQMIKGGIWLNVAGVICITIVTMTILLWVFGLSI from the coding sequence ATGACGCCTCCGCGTTCCCGTGTTTCGGGCGACCATCTGAAGAAGTATGACCCCCGCGAGCAGTCCAAGGCTGAGGGTGAAGAGCTCTCTGTGGGCGCTCGCGCTGAAGGGCTTGAGCGGCCCGCGCTGATGCGCCGCCTCATCGGCCTCTTCGGAGGGGTGATCCTCGCGCTGCTGGTGTATCTGGTGATGCCCGGCGACCTCGAGGTCTGGCCCCGGCTGACCGCCGCCACCGCCGTGCTGATGGGCGTGTGGTGGATGACCGAAGCGATTCCGATCCCGGCCACTGCGCTGCTGCCGCTGATCATCTTCCCGCTGCTGGTCCCTGCAGGAGACTTCGGTGCCGGCGAGGAGGCCGTGGGTGGCGTCTCGGTCGACGACGTCGGTGCCAGCTACGGCAACAACATCATCTTCCTGTTCATGGGCGGCTTCATGCTCGCCCTGGCCATGCAGCGATGGAATCTGCACCGCAGGATCGCCCTGCTGACCCTGCGAGCCATGGGCTCGAAGCCGGTGAACCTGATCGCTGGATTCATGATCGCCACCGGCTTCCTCTCCATGTGGGTCTCCAACACAGCCACTGCCGTGATGATGCTGCCCATCGGTGTCTCGGTGCTGATGCTGGTGGACAAGATCGTCAAGGGTGAGGACCCGGAGACCGCCAAGGAGGCTGGCGAGGAGGAGACGAACACCGCGCTGAAGTCCAACTTCGGGACGGCACTGATGCTCGGCATCGCCTACGCCGCCTCGGTCGGCTCGCTGGGGACCATCATCGGCACCCCGCCGAATGCGCTGCTGGTCGGACATATGGCCGAGAACCACGACGTCACGATCGGCTTCGGACAATGGATGCTGGTCGGCGTCCCGATCTCGCTCGTCATGCTCGTGATCACCTGGGTGCTGCTGACCCGAGTGCTGTTCAAGCCCGAGATCGATGACATTCCCGGCGGCGGCGATCTGATCCGCGACGAGCTGCGCAAGCTGGGCCCGATGTCCGCCGGTGAGCTGCGCGTGCTCATCATCTTCGTCCTCGCGGCGCTGTCCTGGGTGTTCATCCCACTGATCTCCACCAACCTGTTGGACATGGAGGACCCCTTCATCTCTGACGCGGGCATCGCCATGGTCGTGGGACTGCTGCTGTTCCTGCTCCCCGGCGGTGCCGCCAAGGGTGTTCGCCTGCTCGACTGGGAGTATGCCGCGAAGCTGCCCTGGGGCGTGCTGCTGCTCTTCGGCGGCGGTCTGGCTCTCTCCGGTCAGTTCGGCGATTCCGGGCTGTCCACCTGGCTCGGCGAACAGGTGGAGGGCCTCTCCGGGATCCCGGTCTGGGTGCTGGTCCTCGTCGCAGCGGTCGGCATCCTGGTGCTGACCGAGATGACCTCCAACACGGCGACGGCGGCGACCTTCCTGCCCGTGGCCTCCGGAGTGGCGATGGGCACCGGGGTGGACCCGCTGATCCTGGCCGCGCCGGTGGCGCTGGCCGCGACCTGCGCCTTCATGCTGCCGGTGGCGACCCCGCCGAACGCGATCGCCTACGGTTCGGGCTACGTCACGATCGGGCAGATGATCAAGGGCGGCATCTGGCTGAACGTGGCCGGAGTCATCTGCATCACCATCGTGACCATGACGATCCTGCTCTGGGTCTTCGGGCTCAGCATCTAG
- the rmuC gene encoding DNA recombination protein RmuC — protein MFSRNTMSVLGGMLDHMTLVYFISGLLLGVLGSWLVVYLLRRGTDDAGQLRVQLQSAQQELASSQADLAATQQELATAQGRLWELERRREEDADAARERETLVEMLHPVRQGVTEMHRRVQEMETERASQHSRLSQQLVSAAETDARIIESTQALLGSLHSTSARGHWGEVQLRRVVEAAGMIPHVDFTEQHSARGAEGQLLIPDMIVHLPGGRQLVLDAKAPLNATNPELQAKALRSRVDELAKKRYWEAVDLSPDVVFCFVPAESLLSTAMEADPDLLDDALSKGVTLVSPASLLASLKAVSAAWRQERLAQNIREVVEHSRDLYRRLAKMSEHLARTGDRLRQAVTAYNGLIGNIERQVLPKVEAMSRLEVGEPTAKSAEGLLEDLGETLSATAVTSEVNPLGPRLEAERSAAHPSDL, from the coding sequence GTGTTCTCGCGCAACACTATGTCAGTGCTCGGTGGCATGCTGGATCACATGACCCTCGTGTACTTCATCAGCGGACTTCTCCTCGGCGTCCTCGGCAGCTGGCTGGTGGTCTATCTGCTGCGCCGCGGCACCGACGACGCCGGCCAGCTGCGGGTGCAGCTGCAGAGCGCACAGCAGGAGCTCGCGTCGAGCCAGGCCGATCTCGCAGCCACGCAGCAGGAGCTCGCCACCGCCCAGGGCCGGCTCTGGGAGCTGGAGCGTCGTCGCGAGGAGGACGCCGATGCCGCCCGAGAGCGCGAGACCCTCGTGGAGATGCTCCATCCGGTGCGCCAAGGGGTGACCGAGATGCACCGGAGGGTTCAGGAGATGGAGACCGAGCGAGCCTCCCAGCATTCACGGCTGAGCCAGCAGCTGGTCTCCGCCGCCGAGACCGATGCCCGGATCATCGAGTCCACGCAGGCGCTGCTCGGAAGTCTGCATTCGACCTCCGCGCGCGGGCACTGGGGCGAGGTGCAGCTGCGCCGGGTCGTCGAGGCGGCCGGAATGATTCCCCACGTGGACTTCACCGAACAGCACAGCGCACGCGGCGCAGAGGGGCAGCTGCTGATCCCCGACATGATCGTGCATCTGCCCGGCGGGCGCCAGCTGGTCCTGGACGCCAAGGCCCCGCTGAACGCGACCAACCCGGAGCTGCAGGCCAAGGCGCTGCGCTCCCGCGTGGACGAGCTCGCCAAGAAGCGATACTGGGAGGCCGTGGACCTCTCCCCCGACGTGGTGTTCTGCTTCGTGCCGGCGGAGTCGCTGCTCTCCACTGCGATGGAGGCGGACCCCGATCTGCTCGACGACGCGCTGTCCAAGGGCGTCACCCTGGTCTCACCGGCCTCGCTGCTGGCCTCGCTGAAGGCGGTCTCCGCCGCATGGCGGCAGGAGCGGCTGGCGCAGAACATCCGCGAGGTGGTGGAGCACTCCCGGGACCTCTACCGCCGACTCGCGAAGATGAGCGAGCACCTGGCCCGCACCGGGGACCGGCTGCGGCAGGCGGTCACCGCCTACAACGGACTGATCGGCAATATCGAGCGTCAGGTGCTGCCCAAGGTGGAGGCGATGAGCAGGCTGGAGGTCGGCGAACCTACGGCCAAGTCCGCCGAGGGCCTGCTCGAGGACCTCGGCGAGACGCTCAGCGCCACGGCGGTGACCAGCGAGGTCAACCCGCTGGGGCCCCGGCTGGAGGCCGAACGGTCCGCCGCACACCCCTCCGATCTCTAG
- a CDS encoding histidine phosphatase family protein, translating into MIRILLVRHGETEWNKTHRLQGHSDIPLAESGVLQARTTGAFVRAQNPGQAHVSSLVRTQQTFAEFDLELTPRIWDELREQNLGEWEGAFAAQIRDAEPENFGGWRAGSYTPGAGESHAALQTRMTGTFSEIVRATAEIAPTASADLSFEVRTAVVVSHGAALRVLFEGLGLLDRRQFIPLTPAAVTVIDIPLTSGSVSSSLPNSGLDEDHDDDAEARAIRELTDAQIADHARLRLINLSPELLNPATDTTAI; encoded by the coding sequence ATGATCCGAATCCTGCTGGTCCGCCACGGCGAGACCGAGTGGAACAAGACCCACCGCCTGCAGGGACATTCGGACATCCCGCTGGCTGAGTCCGGAGTCCTGCAGGCCCGCACCACCGGTGCGTTCGTCCGCGCGCAGAACCCGGGCCAGGCGCATGTCTCGAGTCTGGTGCGGACCCAGCAGACCTTCGCCGAGTTCGATCTGGAGCTGACCCCCAGGATCTGGGACGAGCTGCGCGAGCAGAACCTGGGGGAGTGGGAAGGAGCCTTCGCCGCGCAGATCCGTGACGCCGAGCCGGAGAACTTCGGGGGCTGGCGCGCCGGAAGCTACACCCCCGGCGCCGGGGAGAGCCACGCCGCCCTGCAGACTCGGATGACCGGCACCTTCAGCGAGATCGTCCGCGCCACGGCGGAGATCGCGCCCACCGCCTCGGCCGATCTGAGCTTCGAGGTGCGCACGGCCGTCGTCGTCTCGCACGGCGCCGCGCTGCGCGTGCTCTTCGAAGGACTCGGCCTGCTCGACCGCAGGCAGTTCATCCCGCTGACCCCCGCCGCGGTCACGGTCATTGATATCCCGCTGACCTCGGGCTCAGTGTCCTCCTCGCTGCCCAATTCGGGTCTGGACGAGGACCATGACGACGACGCCGAGGCCCGCGCCATCCGCGAGCTGACCGATGCGCAGATCGCCGATCACGCGCGGCTGCGGCTGATCAACCTCTCCCCGGAGCTGCTGAACCCGGCCACGGACACCACCGCGATCTGA
- a CDS encoding GMC family oxidoreductase, with product MENTTFDYVVIGGGSGGAAVAARLSENPDVSVALLEAGPTDADKPEVLQLNRWMELLESGFDWDYPIEPQENGNSHMRHARAKVLGGCSSHNSCIAFWALQEDMDEWESMGAEGWNAETTYPLFKRLETNDAPGDHHGRSGPVNLMTIPPHDPCGVALLDACEQTGIPRVQFNTGETVLKGANFFQINRQEDGTRASSSVSYLHPILDRPNLSVLTDHWVREIVFDGDRAAGVDVVDNAFGRSRRLHVNKEIVLSAGAIDSPKLLMLSGIGPTQHLAEHGIETLVDSPGVGEHLQDHPEAVIAWDAKQPMIEDSYQWWEIGIFAPTREGLDRPDLMMHYGSVPFDMHTLRQGYPTSGNTFCLTPNVTHARSRGTVRLRSRDYRDKPRVDPRYFTDPEGHDMRVAVEGVKLAREIVAQPAMAEWAGDELYPGKEVQTDEELADFISRTHNTVYHPAGSVRMGADDDAMSPVDSRLRVKGVKGLRVADASVMPELTTVNPNITTMMIGERCADLIKADNA from the coding sequence GTGGAGAACACCACTTTCGACTACGTCGTGATCGGCGGCGGCTCGGGCGGCGCCGCCGTCGCAGCACGCCTGTCCGAGAACCCCGATGTCAGCGTGGCGCTGCTGGAGGCCGGCCCCACCGATGCGGACAAGCCGGAGGTCCTGCAGCTGAACCGCTGGATGGAGCTGCTGGAGTCCGGATTCGACTGGGACTACCCCATCGAGCCGCAGGAGAACGGCAATTCGCATATGCGCCATGCCCGCGCCAAGGTGCTCGGCGGCTGCTCTTCACACAACTCCTGCATCGCCTTCTGGGCGCTGCAGGAGGACATGGATGAGTGGGAGTCCATGGGGGCCGAGGGCTGGAACGCGGAGACGACCTATCCGCTGTTCAAGCGCCTGGAGACCAACGACGCCCCCGGGGACCACCATGGCCGCAGCGGCCCGGTGAACCTGATGACCATCCCGCCGCATGATCCCTGCGGGGTGGCCCTGCTGGACGCCTGCGAACAGACGGGCATTCCGCGGGTGCAGTTCAACACCGGTGAGACGGTGCTCAAGGGCGCGAACTTCTTCCAGATCAACCGTCAGGAGGACGGGACTCGGGCGTCGTCGTCGGTCTCCTACCTGCACCCGATCCTGGATCGGCCGAACCTGAGCGTGCTGACCGACCACTGGGTGCGCGAGATCGTCTTCGACGGCGACCGCGCCGCAGGGGTCGACGTCGTGGACAACGCCTTCGGGCGGTCTCGCCGGCTCCATGTGAACAAGGAGATCGTGCTCTCCGCCGGGGCCATCGATTCGCCCAAGCTGCTGATGCTCTCCGGGATCGGCCCAACGCAGCACCTGGCTGAGCACGGAATCGAGACCCTCGTGGACTCCCCCGGCGTGGGTGAACACCTGCAGGACCACCCGGAGGCCGTCATCGCCTGGGACGCGAAGCAGCCCATGATCGAGGACTCCTACCAGTGGTGGGAGATCGGGATCTTCGCGCCGACGCGCGAGGGCCTGGACCGTCCGGACCTGATGATGCACTACGGATCGGTGCCCTTCGACATGCACACTCTGCGCCAGGGGTACCCGACCTCGGGCAACACGTTCTGTCTGACGCCCAACGTCACCCACGCCCGCTCGCGAGGCACCGTGCGGCTGCGTTCGCGCGACTACCGGGACAAGCCGCGGGTCGATCCTCGGTACTTCACCGACCCCGAGGGTCATGACATGCGCGTGGCGGTGGAGGGCGTGAAGCTGGCCCGCGAGATCGTCGCGCAGCCCGCCATGGCGGAATGGGCCGGAGACGAGCTCTACCCCGGCAAGGAGGTTCAGACCGATGAGGAGCTGGCTGACTTCATCTCCCGGACCCACAACACCGTCTATCACCCGGCCGGCTCTGTGCGGATGGGCGCCGATGACGATGCCATGTCACCGGTGGACTCTCGCCTGCGGGTCAAGGGCGTCAAGGGCCTGCGCGTGGCTGACGCCTCGGTGATGCCGGAGCTGACGACGGTTAATCCGAACATCACCACGATGATGATCGGTGAGCGCTGCGCGGACCTGATCAAGGCGGACAACGCCTAG
- a CDS encoding aldehyde dehydrogenase family protein → MSTAEQVSTLFIDGRWVPAQSGETRTIHCPADGSEVGVISEAGEADTIAAIAAARRAFDSHVWADTPASERGAFVTAVADAIEERKDEFARAEALDTGKRFVEAQIDMDDIIACYRHFGKLADAESGRLVDAGDPTVLSRVVYEPIGVCAMITPWNYPLLQAAWKMAPALAAGNSFIFKPAELTPHTGMLIMDVYDSLGLPAGVANLITGPGATAGAPLSTHPDVDMVSFTGGVVTGRKIGANAAETVKKVALELGGKNPNVVFADADFDAAVDNALNAGFVDSGLVCSAGTRLIIEESIKEKFVTELVRRAENIRMGGPFDESAETGPLISEDHRQKVYDYTQRGIEEGATLRTGHHFGGEEHRNGYFYAPTILDDVKRGMSVVVEEGFGPVITVETFTTEAEAIETANDTIYGLAGAVWTSNRGTAHRVSSRLRHGTIWINDYHPYLPQAEWGGFKQSGVGRELGHMGLDEYRESKHIYENTEPAVTGWFSMPEK, encoded by the coding sequence ATGAGCACAGCAGAGCAGGTCTCCACGCTGTTCATCGACGGACGCTGGGTTCCGGCCCAGTCCGGCGAGACACGCACCATCCATTGCCCGGCGGACGGCTCGGAGGTCGGCGTGATCTCCGAGGCCGGCGAGGCGGACACCATCGCCGCCATCGCCGCTGCCCGCAGGGCCTTTGACTCCCATGTCTGGGCCGACACCCCCGCTTCCGAACGCGGTGCCTTCGTGACCGCGGTGGCGGATGCCATCGAGGAGCGCAAGGACGAGTTCGCCCGCGCCGAGGCGCTGGACACCGGAAAACGGTTCGTCGAGGCGCAGATCGACATGGACGACATCATCGCCTGCTACCGGCACTTCGGGAAGCTGGCCGACGCCGAGTCCGGCCGCCTGGTCGACGCCGGGGACCCGACGGTCCTCTCACGGGTGGTCTACGAGCCCATCGGCGTCTGCGCCATGATCACCCCCTGGAACTACCCGCTGCTGCAGGCCGCCTGGAAGATGGCACCTGCTCTGGCGGCGGGGAACAGCTTCATCTTCAAGCCCGCAGAGCTGACCCCGCACACCGGCATGCTGATCATGGACGTCTACGACTCCCTGGGCCTGCCCGCCGGTGTGGCGAACCTGATCACCGGGCCCGGAGCCACTGCCGGCGCGCCGCTGTCCACACACCCGGACGTGGACATGGTCTCCTTCACCGGCGGTGTGGTCACCGGGCGCAAGATCGGGGCGAATGCGGCAGAGACCGTGAAGAAGGTGGCGCTGGAGCTCGGCGGCAAGAACCCGAACGTGGTCTTCGCCGACGCCGACTTCGACGCTGCCGTGGACAACGCGCTCAACGCCGGCTTCGTCGATTCCGGGCTGGTCTGCTCCGCAGGCACCCGGCTGATCATCGAAGAGTCGATCAAAGAGAAGTTCGTCACCGAGCTGGTGCGCCGTGCGGAGAACATCCGCATGGGCGGACCTTTCGATGAGTCCGCGGAGACCGGCCCGCTGATCTCGGAGGATCACCGCCAGAAGGTCTACGACTACACCCAGCGCGGCATCGAAGAGGGCGCCACCCTGCGCACCGGACACCACTTCGGCGGCGAGGAACACCGCAACGGGTACTTCTACGCCCCCACCATCCTCGACGACGTCAAGCGCGGCATGTCCGTGGTCGTGGAGGAGGGCTTCGGCCCGGTCATCACCGTGGAGACCTTCACCACCGAGGCCGAGGCCATCGAGACCGCCAACGACACGATCTACGGCCTGGCCGGCGCCGTGTGGACCTCCAACCGCGGGACGGCCCACCGGGTCTCCTCACGGCTGCGCCACGGCACCATCTGGATCAACGACTACCACCCCTACCTGCCACAGGCAGAATGGGGCGGCTTCAAGCAGTCCGGAGTCGGCCGCGAGCTGGGCCACATGGGCCTGGACGAGTACCGCGAGTCCAAGCACATCTACGAGAACACCGAGCCCGCCGTCACCGGCTGGTTCAGCATGCCGGAGAAATAA
- the betT gene encoding choline BCCT transporter BetT: MASATHDVSSDVPSEAQGNGSGSTPARSKVNLPVFIGSAVIIIAFTLWAWLAPDTAYTILESVFLWIGANLGWYYILTAGIVVLFVLIVAFSRVGRTKMGPDHSTPKYNLFTWTAMLFAAGIGVDLMFFAISGPATNLTTAPGNETGSAGATEMAVLWTLFHYGIPGWAMYALMGMAFGLFAYRYHLPLSIRSALYPIIGKRAQGATGDGIEIAAVIGTIFGIATSLGIGVVFLNYGLEWLFGIEQGTGAQIGLIVLAVIVVIFSSVSGVDKGIRRLAELNVIFAIVLLLYVLIAGETTFLLNALVKNVGDFAAFFPSMLLDTFAYDPPEGQWLEWWTLFFWAWWIAWAPFVGLFLARISRGRTLRQFVVGTLIIPFGFILLWISIFGNGAIWEFLSGNTEFITAAVESPEASYYLLLEQYPGATFTIGLSVITGLLFYITSADSGALVMANFTSKSLSASDDGAPWLRVFWALATGALTLAVLMLDGVYTLQMATVIIGLPFSVVMYLLMVGVWKALRMERYNRDSREATLPWMASAQSGESGERGGISWRRRLARGMHFPSAKQATEFVETVAAPAVEDVAAELRDQGADVSCERGLVPDTQIPHVDLHVYFGDQTEFKYQVYPVAYSVPSFARSMRPTEETYYRVETFSATGSEGHDLMGYTREQVIADVLDSYERHLTFLTMSEAGGQSASLHTDSNIPDDWDHDRTHGS; the protein is encoded by the coding sequence ATGGCATCGGCCACGCATGACGTCTCCAGCGACGTCCCCAGCGAGGCCCAGGGGAACGGCTCCGGCAGCACCCCTGCGCGCTCAAAGGTCAACCTGCCGGTCTTCATCGGCTCCGCAGTGATCATCATCGCCTTCACCCTGTGGGCCTGGCTTGCACCAGACACCGCTTACACCATCCTCGAGAGCGTCTTCCTCTGGATCGGCGCCAACCTCGGCTGGTACTACATCCTCACCGCCGGCATCGTGGTGCTCTTCGTCCTGATCGTGGCGTTCTCCCGCGTGGGCCGGACCAAGATGGGACCAGACCACTCCACGCCCAAGTACAACCTCTTCACCTGGACGGCGATGCTCTTCGCCGCCGGCATCGGCGTGGACCTGATGTTCTTCGCCATCTCCGGCCCCGCCACCAACCTCACCACGGCTCCCGGCAATGAAACAGGATCCGCCGGAGCCACCGAGATGGCTGTGCTGTGGACCCTCTTCCACTACGGCATCCCCGGCTGGGCCATGTACGCGCTGATGGGCATGGCCTTCGGCCTCTTCGCCTACCGCTACCACCTGCCGCTGAGCATCCGCAGCGCCCTCTACCCGATCATCGGCAAGCGCGCCCAGGGCGCCACCGGTGACGGCATCGAGATCGCCGCGGTCATCGGCACCATCTTCGGCATCGCCACCAGCCTCGGCATCGGCGTGGTCTTCCTGAACTACGGGCTCGAATGGCTCTTCGGCATCGAGCAGGGCACCGGGGCGCAGATCGGCCTGATCGTGCTCGCCGTGATCGTCGTGATCTTCTCGTCGGTCTCCGGCGTGGACAAGGGCATCCGTCGGCTGGCGGAGCTCAACGTCATCTTCGCCATCGTCCTGCTGCTCTATGTGCTGATCGCCGGCGAGACCACCTTCCTGCTCAACGCCCTGGTCAAGAACGTCGGCGACTTCGCCGCGTTCTTCCCCTCGATGCTGCTGGACACCTTCGCCTATGACCCGCCAGAGGGCCAGTGGCTGGAGTGGTGGACACTGTTCTTCTGGGCCTGGTGGATCGCCTGGGCCCCTTTCGTCGGCCTGTTCCTGGCCCGCATCTCCCGCGGCCGCACGCTGCGCCAGTTCGTCGTCGGCACCCTGATCATCCCGTTCGGCTTCATCCTGCTGTGGATCTCGATCTTCGGCAACGGTGCGATCTGGGAGTTCCTCAGCGGCAACACCGAGTTCATCACCGCCGCCGTGGAGAGCCCGGAGGCCAGCTACTACCTGCTGCTGGAGCAGTATCCGGGAGCCACCTTCACCATCGGCCTCTCCGTCATCACCGGTCTGCTGTTCTACATCACCTCCGCCGACTCCGGCGCCCTGGTGATGGCGAACTTCACCTCCAAGTCGCTCAGTGCCTCCGACGACGGCGCCCCCTGGCTGCGGGTCTTCTGGGCCCTGGCCACGGGCGCACTCACCCTGGCGGTGCTCATGCTCGACGGCGTCTACACCCTGCAGATGGCCACGGTGATCATCGGACTGCCATTCTCCGTGGTGATGTACCTGCTGATGGTTGGTGTCTGGAAAGCACTGCGCATGGAACGCTATAACCGGGACTCCCGTGAAGCGACCCTCCCCTGGATGGCCTCCGCGCAGAGCGGCGAGTCCGGCGAACGTGGGGGCATCAGCTGGCGCCGTCGCCTCGCCCGGGGCATGCACTTCCCCTCTGCCAAGCAGGCCACCGAGTTCGTCGAGACCGTGGCCGCGCCCGCGGTGGAGGATGTCGCCGCGGAGCTGCGTGACCAGGGAGCCGATGTCAGCTGCGAAAGGGGCCTGGTTCCCGATACGCAGATCCCCCACGTGGACCTGCATGTGTACTTCGGAGATCAGACCGAGTTCAAATACCAGGTCTACCCCGTGGCCTACTCGGTCCCGAGCTTCGCGCGCAGCATGCGCCCGACCGAGGAGACCTACTACCGTGTGGAGACGTTCTCCGCCACGGGTTCGGAGGGTCACGACCTCATGGGCTACACCCGTGAGCAGGTCATCGCCGATGTCCTGGACTCCTACGAGCGTCACCTCACGTTCCTGACCATGAGCGAGGCGGGCGGCCAGTCCGCCTCCCTGCACACAGACAGCAACATCCCGGATGATTGGGACCATGACCGCACCCACGGAAGCTGA